aacaaaaatccgTTCTGCTCAGATCTCAGAACATGTTTTTAAATGCATTTCCCGACGAAATTTcgctgaaatttggaacaaaaaaGAATCATATGGTGCGCCATCAGAATTGTACAACCAATCAGAGTTGCTAAGTCTCAAAGTATACCTAATTTGCGGAATCGCGACTGCTCCCAGCAGAGTAATTTGAAGCATGGTGAGCATGGTGACATAATTAAGAAGGTTGGTGACAAgatcgcattgttaacgtatgactacgaaattattcccGGCGAttggtagcactgacaagggTCGATGAATGAATGCTGAACGGGCAGAACAACGAGAACGGTTCgcaaatcaataaaaaacaatttgagcAAATCGACAATTTAACTCTCAGCATTAACATCTATTGATTGCTAGCTTTCTAGAGCGAATCTATAACACCGATcttattgaatatccaagtagtttatCACTTTCTCTCACTAAAACTGCCTcccaaaaatataattattcaaAGTAATAATTCACAAGCTATAACTAGTAGTGTGATGATGGTAGCAGCGATGGCTACAGCAACCATtacggaacaaattttcatcgtCAGTTTTCACCGAAGAATACAGCTCTCACTACTGGAAAATACCTTCTTTACATCCGGTTTGAAAATCGCTGCACATTGATGCCACTTTTAACCGGGACACAATGCTCAAACTCATGAAAATTGAATACGATCAGGAAAAGTCACCAATCGGCCCGAACACACTCCTTAATTCACACAAGCTCTTCCCTGGTAAAAAGTTTCGAAAGCAAGttcaattattaattaaatcaaATATTTCGGATATTACTTTAGAACGCATTGAGCAAACTTCAATAACTCTTCAGTAGAAAGTTTTGAGGGACAAATGAATATAGTTCATCCGCCTCTCATCATCAGGTAAGAATGATGAAATGAGGCGAAGCTTACAACGCCATATTCCCATTTTACGTATTGCCCTTAGAACAAATGCTGTATTTGATTCGCAGTGGACTCACCCCTGTCAGAGCAGTTCAGTTTCAACATAATGGTtaatcttcttgaatggcgttaacggcTGTGGAATggctgtggaacttttgccgtcttaacgtatgcattaattagcgtcatttatcaatacttagttgagatttcttaagccaaataacacaccttgaatgtattccgaggggcaagctctagaatacgcgtgaccacagtgcaagtcgaaggaaacaggaatcgaacccgaacacccggcatggtaatgtgagatgctaaccactcggccacgggtgcacaacatAATGGTGAGTgagttcaaaaaattaaaagtcaATGCGCAGGATAGGAGAGAAATTTTCTAAATAATAATACTGCATCCCTAAGTGACAATAAACTCCCACCATAATAGCATTCTCCAGTTAAAATCGAATAACCACGATAAACTGCATGGAAAAATGAACATCCCATAGAAACCAACACAGTTATGAATGCAAATTTTATTGAATCATCATAGGCAAGGACCTGACCAAGGCGTACACTAACCAAAGTGGATTGTAACCTTGCCACGGAATTTGAACGGCACGATTGTAGGTGCGGTAATATTCAAACAACGATTGATCGATACTTGCAGGTAATTAATCTGGGCGATGCCTTGGCCCTGAGGAGACCTCAGACAAAATTCGTACCGTTGAGAGCTGTACAATGGTTCTTTGGTGGCGAGCTGCTGGAAGCTCGATAGTTGCTGTTCGTACACGCGGCGACCGGCAAGGAATGCTGTTACTTCCCGCAGACAGGCAGCCGCTTGAACCTGGACAAGATCTGGCGCGTTCCGGTACAGCAACGAGAGGCATCGTTCCACTCCAAGAAGTCCGTAGTTCATATCGATTACGGCCAGCTGGAGGACGTAGTTGAAGTCGACGGCCGCTGAGGTCAGATCGTTGGTCGTATCCCAAAGACAATTGTAGAGCTGAGTATATACCGCACGAGGTATCTTATCAAACTCGTAATTGTTCTGGGCGAAGCAGGTATCAGCCTTGGGGTAGCGTTGGGTCATTGCCAGCGCGATAGTGCGGGTGCTGTTCAACAAACCGTCCTCGATGAACTTCAAAGCCGCGAAGCTACGTTCTCCGTCAACTGCTAGTCTCGATACTTGTCCGATGAGAACATTAACTCCGCTGGACACTCGAGTAACGAACGAACTAAGTACCGGTGCAGTTTCGTTGGCGGCAGCCCACAAATCAGACAAACTGTAGATTTGAAGTCCTGAAAGACCTGCTACTGCCTTTGAGCTTCGTGTTATCAACTGGTCGCGTACTGCAGTCAAGCTGTTCTTCACACGACCAACAACATTGGCTTGTACATACGAGGATATACGTTCTACCGTAGAATTCAAATACAACCTTTGTTGGTTCACAACGCTCTGCAGTCGCGAGCGGAAGCTATCCACCGATCGCATACGAGTCACAACCGATCGAATCTCCGGAACGGCAGCATCTCCTATCAGTATATATTGTCTGAGGACAGCATTCAACGCTCTGATGTCGTTTGTAGGAACCAGCGCTTTAATGGCCGCGTCAGTTTTTGTATCAAGCGCTTGTATGCGAAGGACCGCCTCTTGGATATTGTTCAAGACAGCGGAGATGTTTCCAAGATTGGTGGTGAGTTGGTTCAGCACGGTTCGGAAATAATCCGCTGTCTTGTCTCCAAGCACTAGTCGGGTTTGGTTCAGCAGCTGCAGATGCTCCTGATTCGATCCAGCAGAATACTGTATATCGCTTTGAATAGCACCGATCGCTCTCTTCGCGTCTCCGGACGAAACCTTGGCAAAGTTGGACAGTCCCTGGAAAATGGGGCTACCACCCTCAACCAGACTGTCCATCACTGAGCGGAAGTTTTCGGCGGCCAGGCTATACTCGGGTGTCTCGACGTAATACAAGCTTTCAACGATCGTATGGAACTGGTTGAGGATCGATAGGATGCGATCGACGTTGGCTACGATGTTGCCGGTCGTGTCCAGACTGCCGAAGGAGACTCCACTGATGGTCGCTGGAACGCCAATATCTGGTCTGGGATCGGCCAAGGCTGGCGAAGCCAGCAAAGCCAGAATAGACAGGAACTTCAACATTTTTCCGATTTGTTCTGACAAAAGCGAGAAAATGTTGACTAATGATCGTTGAGCTTCGATGAGAAGTTTTTATAGGGTATATGAATGATATGCAATGTATGGAAATTAAGCCACATGTTCCTTATTTGAATTAGGTACATTATTACGTAAACTCCAGCTGGAAATTGATTCATAATTAAGTACTCGTCTGGTCTGACACGGTGAAATGAGGGGAGCACCGATTGGGAACCCATTTCCAAAcgagaaaagtttgtttatttccactttttccatttacaaaaaaattcccATGTGTGATTGATGAAAAGGCGTTGATTTTGTGTGATTGATTAATACGATAAAGTGTTCTTGTGCCAACCCGCAAGTTCGGTTGCGACGCTTTCCCCGGCGAAAATCTGCTACCCGCGCACTTTCCAGACCATCTTGTTGGCGTAACTTTTTCCAACCTTCAGCTTCAGCGCTTCCATCATTTAGTCAGCATATTTtaccgaaaatttatattccaGCATATTCACGGGAGCAAATTTGTCGGGATGGGATGACGTGACGGTGTGGATGCAAATTGTGGCCGGCATCCTACCCCCGCGGGGGGGAAGGTCTGTGGTAGCCCACAAACATACAACTTGTAAGGAAAACTTCACGAaatgacagaaaactttttaATCCGCTCTCATAAATAATGCTTACTGTTGAAAAGAAACTGGCGTACCCCAGTCCCCAATCCCTCTTGCCGGGTGGGGAACCAGAAGGAAAAAAACCCGCGCTGGATTTAGTCATGGACGAGAGACAACACGGAAACAGCCAACGGAAACACTCAACGGTGGCAACGGCAAATTGGTTTCATTAATCTTGTCCCGGTAATGATGATTTGTGAGTTCGAATGCTGGGCGGGAGTTTCAAGCTTCCTCAATGAGCAAAAAGAACAAGCGGTAGTACAGCTTGTATTGTTTGTAAATCTTGAAGTAATGATCTGttggggaaaaaaaacaaaacgatgAAATATGTCACGCAACTCTGCAATGGACATGATGCTTGGATGTATATATCTTCTGGGGATGCTCCTGAAGGTTAACATAATCAAAGTCATTCAAAGTATAATCAGCGTTGTTCAGAACAATTTGCAAACTGCTTGACAATTAGGATCGAGAAAATAGCAATGGAATATATGTTTacccataaaaataaaaataaatagaaaaaacagAACTATTGTAGAATTACACATTTacatatttcattaaccatGTCAATGACAATTCCTGTTATCCTTATCAAACAGCTTTCAACTGATTCCAAAAACATTCCTAAAAATTTCTTTACTACAGAGATATTattaatttaatgaaaaatgatcgtCTTTGATGATCAATAATTCAATGAATAATGATCGCAACGCAAATCAGAGCTTTGAAAACTCCAACAAACTCTGTGCAACGTTCATTTAttattttgacgaaaaaaattaatctacatttttttttaaaggcggcaaaaaaaattttttttgtgtgttttagAAACATTCTGTGATTATGCGAATATTGTAGTAGTTGCTAATGTTAGCAGATACATTTTTAGCCCAGAacccctgccatacaaatgaagcatatatttctgcataactcaagaactaatcaaacaaatacaGCCAATTttagcatatgaaggttttattgggcaggaaacgtttctatggtaagtAGACACtactcctcctcctctctaagggaggagggggctatcaaacaaatgaagcatgaatgtctgcataactcaagaacttatcaagcaaacagaggcaaatttggtatatggaggttttaggaggcaataaatgtttctatggtggtttaacAGTCCTCCTCCCCTCCCCCTCCCTCGAGAACTATTGAACCAAAATtttcatatggaggttttaggaagcaataaatgtttctatggtgattcgacacacCTCCCCCTCTTCAAGGGCAAGGggattgccatacaaatgaaacacaaacttctatataactcgagaactgttcaagcaaatggagccaaatttaggaTTTGAGGGTTCTTATGTACGAGAAACTTTCCTAtcatggtatgacactccttcctcctctggaatggagagggggttgcataaaaataatacacatatttcgtccaaacatattccaaccaaacatgataattgaaaattttcggaaaactctgaaggaaaatgattCAATTCGCATAAGTTCTAcaagcgtttttagtccatttaatgtttgcgctaacgaaattgatcttcgttcgaaaattgaaatggattttgatgtgataaaacgcactcctatatcgtcttgtatctataaaaataaaaatggattgccgaatgtgttgataagagcaaaactcgagaaaggaattgtccgatctagggctgtctttattctatcatattttctgtatcaaacatttattccatgtaacggagaaaaatgttatttgcaagtggttgaaaaataatctgatattataatgacgagttttggtagaagtactaggatttttttagtaaaaggaaattttaaagggccgattagaagatcaatcaatgaacaattctgcgattggacccatgaacagcgcttagtaagaaagtgtggatgtgataacgaaaaattaatttctggccggacgaagcttgccgggtcagctagtaattaatatattttttccacaaaACGTTCATTAATCAGATtcaattacttattatctaacgtttacagagtcgaatttttatttaaaaaaaaaatattttctatataattaagactaacaatttaataataactaaatctaacactagattaattggataggattaggatttaggactaggatggagctataattaatattaatatatatGAATCTCCATGATTGCTTTTGTATCTCATAAATTTATTAGATTGAATTTAGGTAATTCATCTTTCCTGGACTATGAAGAACTCCATATAGATATGCATTTTCATTAGATTAAATATTTTGATAAGATTCGGTAAGGTATTTTAAGGTAGGTCCGGAATCAAATTAATGAACTAATACAAACTAAATATATACTAAACTAATAcgaatatattatatttttcatatattgttttattcaagACCAATGACgtacatatgaggtggagcagtaggcaaaGTAAACTTGTATTGGTAAACGAATTATGGTGTCGTCATTAttcgcattcaatatggaatgtatatgggagaaacaaaacaatgtttaaaTAACTCACAATTTGATGATGTCATGAGCCAAAATGCTCATGAAATCTAAACGTCCATAGAACAGTCGTTTTCTTAGTCCACGGAAATTGTAGAATTTTCAGTGAAATGTTGCTTAATCGTaaactatttttctcaaatcccATACACCGGTACTGGGAGCCTTTAAAATATCATCATATCATcgcgaaaataagaaaaaaattgtttgtttctatgaaggtgagagagtgaaaatagcacacaaaaatatcacttttattcttCTTTTCCGACAttatttcacaaatatccactgcacactGTCACATTATATGCATATTCAGTGGGAACTCCACGGAAagatttgattttaatttataaGAAACTTGGCGAAAAAAgcgttttcacatggatgtggaaggcaattgaatgtaaacacaaatatcgacGTCACAATCTGAAAAGAAGCTATGGCAGCGCCtgctatcacgcacactacgctcgcaaattctgccatctgctccacctaatAAGCTGCCGAAATCATGATGATGTGTTGTGACAGGAGCGAAGCagaatatgttattttttttcaacaagaagCGGAATTATAATGAAAcaagaatgttattgttgatcaaGTTGAGTTAACTTGTTTTGAGAGatacgtgcaacgattcgctgatgctgtCCTTGATCTGAATGATTTTGAAACTTTCTGAAGAAATCTGAGGatgttggtatcgatgcagaagaagctgaaaaagaaTTGGATGCAACTAGGAGGCTGACTTTCAAATCGATTtctcgtgacttctatattgaactcgtgaacagacttcaaagcgatttgatttcGGCAATCCGGTCACCAAAACTGTGGCCTTGATAAATCCTCAACAATTCGCCAACCTTAATGATTTTAGTGagccaatttcctcaattcgttgaagcaggtaataaacaaggcttggataacgaatATAGGCTACTGAAGCCCAATCttatggggcaaaaattgagtgactcagataAACCAAGAGGCACGATGAGAAATTTTTATCTATTGCCGTTCGTATGACACTTTTCGATAATATTCATCGGCGTGAATTGAGCGAATATTCTCGCTTTACAATGTCACTAAATCAAAGTTCGGAAATCGGTTGACACCCACAATTgtagactctattttgaaaacgaaaaattatgtatcggctcaagtaGGAGCtttaaggatgaaattgacgaaaaatttaaagacaaagttcaacaaaaccatgtataaacatcaaaCAATTCAGAGGGTTATGGGAAAACCCTTTTTTGGgctgtattgatacgactttaacaacccataaatgagaaaaatgaattcaaaatgaaaataaacatttatttttttcctttaattttCCGATACAGATCTTTTATACAGATTTCATtgttaaaaatacagatatacagatttttttcagaaaatttaacaaaatttaaTGTGGTATCCCTGGGCGGAAAGATGATGAAGAACTCCAGAACATGGTCGATAGTATGCACAACATCTTTAACGGGTCATTGGAGCTTCAGGAGGCCACACTAAATACTGATGCTTTTacctttttttgataaaatccaGAAATTGAGAACAGTTCCTAAACATCCGATGTGGGTTTTTTATGCCTATCACTGTCTAAAACATCTAAAACGtgacatattttcatcttttctgatttggcatcctgatACATAAAGGGCTATGTTGCCACAATTGTTTTAGATATACTGACACCAAGTTTGAGTGTACCATTCAGTTTGTTAACGCTGCACGATTCTGTCAGTTCATGGCATGTTCATTTCGCTTATTTTATAATGCAccactacactctgtccaacttttataagaccaccctgattctatttcattgcaacacaaacagttataatttcaacaagatacattcatacattgttgaatgtatagaataaagtatatttcacgtcaatttcgttcagaagagttgtttgtttatttattgtgctcaaatatgataatttcagctgtccagtttctataagaccacttcagagttcaaaagtattatcaatgaaaaattccaaacgatcggctgatttacatgtcaataattggtaaccttgccatttcgactaatagccttgaaaattcgtgttggaatactatttacccaattctgctgaacggatttctcgatatttttccatttttccgaaattgcgaccttgatcTCTtgaatcgtggtgtaccgttttccctcagtgtagattctgcgtacaaggatcctccctaagattttcaacaggattcaagtcttgAAAGCGAACCGGCCAGTtcagaaaataaatttttggtccttaatccattgcttagtttactagCTGGTataaatagtagcattgttttgctggaatgtgaatttttgtgacgatatccacgcaaaaacggtaggacaGAGGATTCCGGAACaagtgtgtaatccttgaatgatgcgaaagctatcttgagctttgcggttgcacagaatcccgcccaaaccatgcatgaGCCtctaccaaaattcctggttgaaaaatactgttccgtaaatcacgccagtgcCCGTTAAAACCATGAGGactatccaaattgaacttttttttcgtcagtaaagataacctatacattgtagaacttttcgttacggtatatagcaaaatgtattctttcggaaaaattctttgtcacaacataccatgttccACTGTCGGtgcatgtgagctttggcaaaactcagacgtcttccgatgtgagatggtgtaagatgaggagttttaaccttttaagccctctttatgctTATTTCTCGctcatcccggtcagagagcttcgatttacgtggagctctctccttcttaccgtatccttgagaattcgccaaataattgagcactacttgattggatcgtccaatccgacgagagatttctctgataccaaatttttcttggtgaaatgcaacGATTTGTCATTcgtctctctccgtgaggacttttcctttcggcatttgccagatttaattgatcaaaacaactaaaacaacagaaaatgtaactggtcttatagaaacttgacactggaaaaatacaaaaacaatcgtttacgctcagcgcttgcacacacacatatgaaaatcatgcagtgtatggtatacactaatacctacacactagaatataaattggagcattatttgtttacaatgacacaaagcagcaagatcatcacctgatcttatagaagttggacagagtgtataacgCATCTGTGACATGAACAATCACACAACACAACATTTCACAAGCCTGGTTTAGCAACTGATTAACCAATtggtttgaaaaaatgtttcttaTCCTGAATTTGTCTAACACATATGGAAATTAACAGGTGGTGAGAACTAGCTCATCCAAATATTATGTATTAGGTAagtgttggattttttttttgttactgcCGGTTAAATCGATTGCCAAAAATCTATTAAAACTAATTTCAAATTAAGAACTGACCACTGAAGTGACAAAAACATTCTTCCTGGCGAATATCTGTTCGCCCACACTTCACTGTTTGCTTGCAGCAACATTTTTTGCCCTCAACGTAAACAATCTTGCAATAGAACAACAACAGTCGAAAGCAATATAATAAAATCAACATCGGATCGCCGTTGCAGCCAGCTTTCAGCGCAGCTGcaaattgtatttttccagCTTCCAGAGACAGCAAATGCAGCAAGCGAAAAAGAAGCTCGCAAATGCGAATAATagagaaaaatttaatttgtagTTAAAAACGAAATCAAGTTACTGCAGTA
The Toxorhynchites rutilus septentrionalis strain SRP chromosome 2, ASM2978413v1, whole genome shotgun sequence genome window above contains:
- the LOC129770984 gene encoding uncharacterized protein LOC129770984, coding for MLKFLSILALLASPALADPRPDIGVPATISGVSFGSLDTTGNIVANVDRILSILNQFHTIVESLYYVETPEYSLAAENFRSVMDSLVEGGSPIFQGLSNFAKVSSGDAKRAIGAIQSDIQYSAGSNQEHLQLLNQTRLVLGDKTADYFRTVLNQLTTNLGNISAVLNNIQEAVLRIQALDTKTDAAIKALVPTNDIRALNAVLRQYILIGDAAVPEIRSVVTRMRSVDSFRSRLQSVVNQQRLYLNSTVERISSYVQANVVGRVKNSLTAVRDQLITRSSKAVAGLSGLQIYSLSDLWAAANETAPVLSSFVTRVSSGVNVLIGQVSRLAVDGERSFAALKFIEDGLLNSTRTIALAMTQRYPKADTCFAQNNYEFDKIPRAVYTQLYNCLWDTTNDLTSAAVDFNYVLQLAVIDMNYGLLGVERCLSLLYRNAPDLVQVQAAACLREVTAFLAGRRVYEQQLSSFQQLATKEPLYSSQRYEFCLRSPQGQGIAQINYLQVSINRCLNITAPTIVPFKFRGKVTIHFG